The window ATGCGGCACTTTGCCGTGCCTCCGTTCCTCGGTCCGCGCAAACCGCGACCGACCATCTGCATGAAGCGGACGGGTGAGAAGACCGGGCGGGAAATCAGGATCATCTCCCCTCCGGGCGCATCGAAGCCGCTCGTGAAGACGGCCGCATTGCAGACCACGCGGATCTCGCCGTTCCTGAAAGCAGCAACCGCGTCCCGCCGGGCCGAAGGATCGGTTTCGGCGCTGACCGCGCGCGCTCGGATCCCGAGCAGGCTGAGGCGTGCCGTCAAGGCGACCGCGTGGTCGACGCTGTTGGCGAAGACGAGGACGGAGCGTTCCGGCGCTTTTGCGATGGCCCGGACGATCGCGTCGTTGCGGTGCGCCTGCTTCGCGAGACGGTCCAAGGCCGAGGGCGGCAAGTCTTCTTAGGTCGCGAAATAGCGGCGCTCCTCTTGTGTCAGTTCGAACGGCTCGATGAGCCGGATCGGCTCCATGACGACCTCGGCCAGAAAACCCCGGCTTCGCAGAATCCGATGGAGGTCGGCCTGTTCGCGCGGCACGACCCGGCAGTCGAAGCGTTGCGCAAGCCGCCGCGACTCCTCTTCGTCACCGCTGCGGAACGGCGTCGCGGTCAGCCCCAGGAGAACCGGTTCCCGTTCCCGCGTGCGCCTCTGTCCCGTTGCCAGCCCGAGTGCTTCCAAAACCCAGGTGTAG of the Dehalococcoidia bacterium genome contains:
- a CDS encoding helicase-related protein, with amino-acid sequence MDRLAKQAHRNDAIVRAIAKAPERSVLVFANSVDHAVALTARLSLLGIRARAVSAETDPSARRDAVAAFRNGEIRVVCNAAVFTSGFDAPGGEMILISRPVFSPVRFMQMVGRGLRGPRNGGTAKCRIVTVRDNIDIYQGRDPLDWWRRYYK